A genomic stretch from Flavobacterium sp. KS-LB2 includes:
- a CDS encoding TonB-dependent receptor, translating into MKKFALLLFLLNVSFLFAQKEVSGVVKDNTGNPLPGVNIIEKGTQNGVSTDMDGVYKIKVKEGATLVFSYVGFSKLEKAATAAVINVVLSEEGGQNLDEVVVTGTRTAPRSNTTSALPIDVLSSKDLTSTGQASFDKALQYKIPSFNTVQTPVNDATSLLDPYEIRNMGPSRTLILINGKRKNLSSLLYVQTSPGRGETGSDISAIPTDAIERVEILRDGASAQYGSDAIAGVMNIILKKNTNGGSVTVRSGITSEGDGEMLGVSMNNGSTVGEKGFVNYTVDFSKVNLSNRPGTVDAAGEAGDFGASLSDVQAFLAKKPDAGNINGSPETAAAKFLVNGGFSLSDETLLYYNAAYVYKKVNSYANYRTPYWRTLADYPFLKDFFGDGTPASYLGYVPTFTGDLNDYNATLGYKSTKNEWNTDAGITVGGNTQTYSVDNSFNRSDIQDADGNNVYLENSQISFKPGGTSFNHVVGNLDISKVLSDKISIGFGSEIRTETFEVTEGDKGSWDGIGADSFAGNRPENSGKWNRYNIGAYFDLAYDITEDFLVNGTVRYEDYSDFGGATIWKLSSRYKFLDDKITLRGSISTGFRAPTLHQIYTQKSQYSFVPGEGIQVSGIINNVSPQARQLGIDPLDAEKSTNITIGIGAKPSKNFNFTIDYYNIKVEDRIVLGDITPTVFGDVAWFENSFDTRTAGLDVVANYNNILIGEGKLGFNLSGNITFQNERISPVKKNNFSPTLEALMFTSRPETKWILGANYEIGKLGFSLNNTYFGKSTFKQAGLDANLRTEFTPKIVTDLGITFSATEKLTLALNVNNLLNVLPEWNFKAENAAGTAILNDPAQVKNQSNLITFNQRYSQMTYDGYHFSQLGTMFNLSLNYKF; encoded by the coding sequence ATGAAAAAATTTGCATTATTATTATTTCTGCTTAACGTCTCGTTTCTCTTCGCACAAAAAGAGGTGTCAGGAGTCGTTAAAGACAACACCGGCAATCCATTGCCTGGTGTAAACATTATTGAAAAAGGAACTCAAAATGGAGTTTCCACTGACATGGATGGAGTATACAAGATAAAAGTGAAAGAAGGTGCTACTTTAGTTTTTAGTTATGTAGGGTTTTCTAAATTAGAAAAAGCAGCTACAGCTGCTGTTATTAATGTAGTCCTATCAGAAGAAGGAGGACAAAACTTAGACGAAGTTGTAGTTACAGGAACCAGAACGGCACCAAGAAGCAATACAACATCAGCTTTGCCTATTGATGTATTGTCTTCAAAAGATTTGACGTCAACTGGACAAGCATCATTTGACAAAGCATTACAGTACAAAATTCCATCTTTCAACACGGTTCAAACTCCTGTGAATGATGCGACTTCATTATTGGATCCTTATGAAATCAGAAACATGGGGCCAAGTAGAACTTTAATATTAATCAACGGAAAGCGTAAAAACTTAAGTTCATTGTTATATGTACAAACGTCTCCGGGACGTGGAGAAACAGGTTCTGATATCTCTGCAATTCCTACAGATGCTATCGAAAGAGTAGAGATTCTTCGTGATGGCGCATCTGCTCAATACGGTTCTGATGCGATTGCAGGAGTTATGAACATCATTTTGAAAAAGAATACAAACGGTGGATCTGTAACTGTAAGAAGTGGAATAACTTCTGAAGGTGATGGCGAAATGTTAGGAGTAAGCATGAATAACGGTTCTACTGTAGGAGAAAAAGGTTTTGTAAATTACACAGTTGATTTTTCTAAGGTAAACCTATCCAATAGACCTGGAACTGTAGACGCTGCTGGTGAAGCAGGAGATTTTGGAGCTTCACTTTCTGATGTTCAAGCTTTCCTAGCTAAAAAACCAGACGCAGGAAACATCAATGGATCTCCAGAAACTGCAGCTGCTAAATTCTTGGTAAACGGTGGATTTAGCTTATCTGATGAAACATTATTATACTACAATGCTGCTTATGTTTACAAAAAAGTAAACTCATATGCTAACTACAGAACTCCATATTGGAGAACTTTAGCAGATTATCCTTTCTTAAAAGACTTCTTTGGTGATGGAACTCCTGCTTCATATTTAGGCTATGTACCAACATTTACGGGAGACTTGAATGATTACAATGCTACTTTAGGATATAAATCTACTAAAAATGAATGGAATACTGACGCCGGCATAACTGTAGGCGGGAATACACAAACTTATTCAGTTGACAACTCTTTTAACAGATCTGACATTCAAGATGCTGATGGGAATAACGTTTATTTAGAAAATAGTCAAATCTCTTTTAAACCAGGAGGAACTTCTTTCAACCATGTTGTAGGGAATTTAGACATATCTAAAGTATTATCAGATAAAATCAGTATTGGTTTTGGATCTGAAATCAGAACAGAAACTTTTGAAGTAACAGAAGGAGACAAAGGTTCTTGGGATGGAATTGGAGCTGATTCATTTGCAGGCAACAGACCTGAGAATTCAGGAAAATGGAATCGTTATAACATTGGTGCATATTTTGATCTTGCATATGATATCACCGAAGATTTCTTAGTAAATGGTACTGTTCGTTATGAAGATTATAGCGATTTTGGCGGAGCTACAATTTGGAAATTAAGTTCTAGATATAAATTTTTAGATGACAAAATTACACTAAGAGGATCTATTTCTACTGGATTTAGAGCACCTACATTACACCAAATTTATACTCAAAAATCACAATACTCATTCGTTCCAGGAGAAGGAATTCAAGTTAGTGGAATTATCAATAATGTATCTCCACAAGCACGCCAGTTAGGAATTGATCCTTTAGATGCAGAGAAATCAACTAATATCACTATTGGAATTGGAGCAAAACCCTCTAAAAACTTTAATTTCACAATAGATTATTATAACATCAAAGTGGAAGACAGAATCGTTTTAGGAGATATTACACCAACTGTTTTTGGAGATGTAGCTTGGTTTGAAAACTCATTTGACACTAGAACTGCTGGACTAGATGTAGTAGCTAACTACAACAACATACTTATTGGAGAAGGAAAACTAGGTTTCAATTTATCTGGAAATATTACTTTTCAAAATGAAAGAATCTCTCCTGTTAAAAAAAATAACTTTAGCCCAACACTTGAAGCTTTAATGTTTACTTCTAGACCCGAAACAAAATGGATCTTAGGAGCTAATTACGAAATAGGAAAATTAGGTTTCTCTTTAAACAACACTTATTTTGGAAAATCTACATTTAAACAAGCTGGTTTAGATGCTAACTTAAGAACTGAATTCACTCCTAAAATTGTTACCGATTTAGGAATTACTTTCTCTGCTACTGAAAAATTAACTTTGGCATTGAATGTAAACAACTTATTAAATGTACTTCCTGAATGGAATTTCAAAGCAGAAAATGCAGCAGGAACAGCTATTTTAAATGACCCTGCTCAAGTAAAAAATCAATCTAACTTGATTACTTTCAACCAACGTTATTCTCAAATGACGTATGATGGATATCACTTTAGCCAATTAGGAACTATGTTTAATTTATCTTTAAACTATAAATTCTAA